One segment of Desulfosudis oleivorans Hxd3 DNA contains the following:
- a CDS encoding SH3 domain-containing protein — MTNLRLFQSFCMVFICALLVAAPAFSQERLSVTATTANIRTGPGTSYDKAWQAEKNYPVVVVEKKDGWVKFKDYEGDEGWIYGALVSATSTVIVKKTRVNVRSGPGTNHPVVFEAEKGVPFEVIKNDGDWLQIKHADGDTGWIYRPLVW; from the coding sequence ATGACAAACCTTCGGCTTTTTCAGTCCTTCTGCATGGTTTTTATCTGCGCGCTGCTGGTCGCGGCCCCGGCCTTCTCGCAGGAACGGCTTTCGGTGACGGCCACCACGGCCAACATTCGGACCGGGCCGGGCACCAGTTATGACAAGGCGTGGCAGGCGGAAAAAAATTACCCGGTAGTGGTGGTGGAAAAAAAGGACGGGTGGGTGAAATTCAAGGATTACGAAGGTGATGAAGGATGGATTTATGGCGCGCTGGTGTCCGCCACTTCCACGGTGATTGTGAAAAAAACACGGGTCAATGTCCGATCCGGCCCCGGCACAAACCACCCTGTGGTGTTTGAGGCGGAAAAGGGGGTTCCCTTTGAAGTGATCAAAAACGACGGGGACTGGCTTCAGATAAAACACGCCGACGGCGATACCGGATGGATATACCGGCCCCTGGTCTGGTAA
- a CDS encoding metallophosphoesterase family protein — protein MGKIFAVGDIHGCYKKLRVLMDRIPINYKEDTLVFLGDYIDRGDESFEVVAYLAELRKKHPGIVFLKGNHEELFFNYLSGEDEVSFLFNGGEQTLKGYMSPDGDISVPKEHLNFFNALQLYYETDDYIFVHAGLKDGVPLEQQKPEDLLWIRKPFIESSYDFGKIVIFGHTPYPEVVVKDNKIGVDTGAVYGYKLTCIELPARKFYEA, from the coding sequence ATGGGAAAAATTTTTGCCGTCGGTGATATTCATGGATGCTATAAGAAGCTTCGCGTACTGATGGACCGGATTCCCATTAATTACAAAGAAGACACCCTGGTCTTTCTGGGAGATTATATCGACCGGGGGGACGAATCTTTTGAAGTGGTGGCGTACCTGGCGGAATTGCGGAAAAAGCATCCCGGCATTGTGTTTCTCAAGGGCAACCATGAAGAGCTGTTTTTCAACTATCTTTCCGGCGAGGACGAGGTCAGTTTTCTGTTTAACGGCGGCGAACAGACACTGAAAGGCTACATGAGCCCAGACGGCGACATCTCGGTGCCCAAGGAACACCTGAATTTTTTTAACGCCCTGCAGCTCTACTACGAAACCGATGACTATATTTTTGTCCATGCCGGACTCAAGGACGGTGTGCCCCTGGAGCAGCAGAAACCCGAAGATTTACTGTGGATTCGAAAGCCGTTTATTGAATCTTCTTATGATTTTGGAAAAATAGTGATTTTCGGCCATACGCCTTATCCCGAGGTGGTGGTCAAGGATAATAAGATCGGCGTGGACACCGGTGCGGTGTACGGATACAAGCTCACCTGCATCGAACTGCCGGCAAGAAAATTTTACGAAGCATAA